The following proteins come from a genomic window of Ilumatobacter coccineus YM16-304:
- a CDS encoding SGNH/GDSL hydrolase family protein, whose product MGRAKRLQRVLAGLALLAATGIGSTAPPATVGADSDSIGHDSIIRSPPPIQIDRATVGPLGSVSVIGDSVLHGAGRYSPTLVDRLAEQGWGPIRFRAGAGYSTGYFGRSPELTSTYWLAAWRDEGWNADNVIVNLGANDTEFCETDVDCAYRAIMHVVDDIGPGPYVWWPKVTKFYTHTDQANAWNAALDRVAAERSDFFTWDWPTELATGGYGSNDNTHLLPSSYPKRSQRMAEEFTNAVARARPVGGSVDLSVARSEPSTWVPIAPTRLVDTRTDAPGAQSVGDVLRLDLTDEVPTGTTAVALYVAAARPTGAGFLTAGPCGPAGESATVTFDASGPRGAPTVVAVDDSDDADDALAVCVSTGGPTGTTTDVVVDLQGAFVTGDDGMRLHPLEAPTRVADTRPDGATTELTLDAPTGASSLAVNIAVAGATAPGYVTAAPCGVEAPTANLNFRAGPPASAAAFVEVGDDGTVCITASTAVDLVADLTATFRPAPDGGAADGGLAFVAIEPLRMLDTRDGTGGWAPLHGAGQQLAITASPPWAAAVTGTLTMIRPRTTAYVSATNCADADPVASANAAAGATVSNALTTGVADAGVLCVLSSSISNTVFDATGWWADVAANA is encoded by the coding sequence ATGGGGCGGGCGAAGCGGTTGCAACGGGTGCTGGCCGGTCTTGCCCTCCTCGCAGCGACCGGCATCGGCTCCACCGCTCCACCGGCCACCGTCGGCGCCGACAGCGACTCGATCGGTCACGACAGCATCATCCGCTCTCCCCCGCCGATCCAGATCGACCGAGCGACAGTGGGTCCGCTCGGCTCGGTGTCGGTGATCGGTGACTCGGTGCTCCACGGAGCGGGCCGCTACTCGCCGACGCTGGTCGATCGTCTGGCCGAGCAGGGGTGGGGGCCGATCCGCTTCCGCGCCGGGGCGGGCTACTCGACCGGCTATTTCGGACGCTCACCCGAGCTCACGTCGACGTACTGGCTCGCGGCCTGGCGCGACGAGGGGTGGAACGCCGACAACGTCATCGTCAACCTCGGCGCGAACGACACCGAGTTCTGCGAGACCGACGTCGACTGCGCGTATCGAGCGATCATGCACGTCGTCGACGACATCGGCCCGGGCCCGTACGTCTGGTGGCCGAAGGTCACGAAGTTCTACACCCACACCGATCAGGCCAACGCTTGGAACGCTGCACTCGACCGTGTCGCCGCCGAGCGTTCCGACTTCTTCACGTGGGACTGGCCGACCGAGCTGGCGACAGGTGGCTACGGGTCGAACGACAACACGCACCTCCTGCCGAGCAGTTACCCCAAACGGTCGCAACGCATGGCCGAGGAGTTCACCAACGCCGTCGCCCGTGCTCGACCCGTCGGCGGATCGGTCGACCTGAGTGTGGCCAGATCCGAGCCGAGCACCTGGGTCCCGATCGCGCCGACCCGACTCGTCGACACGCGTACCGACGCGCCGGGCGCGCAGTCGGTCGGCGACGTGTTGCGCCTCGACCTGACCGACGAGGTGCCCACCGGCACGACCGCCGTGGCGCTCTACGTCGCCGCGGCACGACCGACCGGCGCGGGGTTTCTGACCGCCGGCCCGTGCGGCCCGGCGGGCGAGAGCGCGACGGTCACCTTCGACGCATCGGGGCCGCGAGGTGCGCCGACCGTCGTGGCCGTCGACGACTCCGACGACGCCGACGACGCCCTCGCCGTGTGCGTCAGCACCGGCGGGCCGACCGGCACGACCACCGATGTCGTGGTCGACCTGCAGGGCGCATTCGTGACCGGCGACGACGGGATGCGACTCCACCCGCTCGAGGCCCCGACCCGCGTGGCCGACACACGACCCGACGGGGCCACGACCGAACTGACACTCGACGCGCCGACCGGCGCCTCGTCGCTGGCGGTCAACATCGCCGTCGCCGGAGCGACCGCTCCCGGCTACGTCACCGCGGCGCCGTGCGGCGTCGAGGCTCCCACCGCCAACCTCAACTTCCGAGCGGGACCTCCAGCATCGGCGGCGGCGTTCGTCGAGGTCGGCGACGACGGCACGGTCTGCATCACGGCCAGCACAGCGGTCGATCTCGTGGCCGATCTCACCGCCACCTTCCGCCCGGCTCCCGACGGCGGCGCTGCCGATGGTGGGCTGGCGTTCGTGGCGATCGAACCGCTGCGGATGCTCGACACACGTGACGGCACGGGAGGGTGGGCACCGCTCCACGGAGCCGGACAGCAACTCGCCATCACCGCGTCGCCGCCGTGGGCAGCAGCGGTGACCGGCACGCTCACGATGATCCGACCGCGCACGACCGCCTACGTCTCGGCGACCAACTGCGCCGACGCCGACCCGGTCGCGTCGGCCAACGCCGCAGCCGGCGCAACGGTGTCCAACGCGCTCACCACCGGGGTCGCCGACGCCGGCGTGCTCTGCGTGCTGTCGTCGTCGATCTCGAACACGGTGTTCGACGCGACCGGGTGGTGGGCCGACGTGGCAGCGAACGCTTGA
- a CDS encoding DUF1697 domain-containing protein, whose product MAASERCFVFLRAINTSGRRVTNDELLAPFSALGFDEVTAYQAAGNIALRTTSLDALHHTQLDPVIADAYGFDAPSFVRSHAQLSSIVDSQPFSPGELDATEGRIQVAFLRDAPSDETLDVLADLVPADDRVAVLADTLYWLPAAGISGSKLPVASIERLLGPMTIRTVGTLERLLAKFAA is encoded by the coding sequence ATGGCCGCCTCCGAACGTTGCTTCGTCTTCCTCCGGGCGATCAACACGAGTGGCCGACGGGTGACCAACGACGAGCTGCTCGCTCCGTTCTCGGCGCTCGGATTCGACGAGGTGACGGCGTATCAGGCCGCCGGCAACATCGCGCTGCGCACGACCTCGCTCGATGCGCTCCATCACACGCAGCTCGATCCGGTGATCGCCGACGCCTACGGGTTCGACGCTCCGTCGTTCGTACGCTCGCACGCGCAGCTGTCGTCGATCGTCGATTCCCAGCCGTTCAGCCCCGGCGAACTCGACGCCACCGAGGGCCGCATCCAGGTCGCGTTCCTCCGCGACGCTCCGAGCGACGAGACGCTCGACGTGCTCGCCGACCTGGTTCCCGCCGACGACCGAGTCGCGGTGCTGGCCGACACGTTGTACTGGCTCCCGGCCGCGGGAATCAGCGGATCGAAGCTCCCCGTGGCGTCGATCGAACGGCTGCTCGGCCCCATGACGATTCGCACGGTCGGCACGCTCGAACGACTCCTCGCCAAGTTCGCGGCCTGA
- a CDS encoding SpoIID/LytB domain-containing protein — MGRLSFWSRARGTVLTAALSVGAVTVGPMSGASDAEAAPGTVVALVLEGTGNGHGRGMSQWGAYGYAVDHGWEWTEILDHYYGGTSNGSTPAGQRIQVRLTPFDGLGTVGVVSHGPGVQWNGTTATSMYADETSPGVFDIFSSSAKACPSSTSLTVPDGPVVKNASTYNADAAKVQAFLRNFHDGSIVVDGYFGNQTDGVLASWQSSVGLPVDGTRWDADDATKAREIIDAAGGSVTWTKIGTHTQTAGNPVRFTSANMDDGSANRAEVLGVCKSSGAVTHYRGAIDVLSTSSGNRVSNDVLAEQYVRGVVPKEISASWAFAGEGAGVHAVRAQAVAARSYGLHQNRNYFYDGTSTRYATTCDTTACQVYAGAATRGSANGAVTRVEQDATDDAIVATANVVRKWPDGSLVSTEFSASNGPRTAGGQFPPVDDIGDDTAPNPLHKWTRIIDADDFAAQHGLGTITGAYMDDTQNSQYQGFDGIWFDDIVVTGTAGTFRQQAWDFRNANGLTSPGFTVRVVTEDTTNIRFGMIGDSVGNSIAHDGASEFRRITDGTFVSTNIDVVDGRCTTKTVCPGTTGVEAADDLPRDLDLVVVELGYNDTPANFASDIDAMMTALTAHGAKQVVWVNMANIRTSNGEPFYPQANAALAAAPSKWSNLTVLDWDTYSDTPERDRWFSDGVHLTTTGQAEFALWLRSNIVTLAPSHYLVPPKRIDLPVVGETLVAPDGTELVVPDEATGVALNVAVVRPSATGYGTVWPCQDERPLVASVNFSSGAVLSNSVIAPVSDDGTVCLYSSVGTDIVVDIAGWFTGAIEAAAAPSDDDTGEPAETGEPDALTDPADPFVGLLPDRRVDTRNGVGGFASKVTPSTPISIPIAGTAATLPDGSVTSVPVDVAAVALNVAVVRGSSRGFITLWPCGTEMPLAANVNYEQGAVVSNGVVAPVGADGSVCLHSSATADVVVDLNGFFDGATAGDDTALTAPAFRAATPTRLADTRTGVGGATSLVGPSNPLTLTVHGAELGDPDDPGTPLVIPESASAVALNLAVVKPGSGGFGTVWPCNEPMPTTANINYRPGENISNGVVAPIGDNGDICVFLSSPADVVVDVAGWFRGGDAASFVGAVPKRLVDTRIALGPLPE; from the coding sequence ATGGGTCGCCTGTCGTTCTGGTCCCGCGCTCGCGGGACCGTCCTCACCGCCGCGCTGAGCGTCGGCGCCGTCACCGTCGGCCCGATGTCGGGGGCCTCCGATGCGGAGGCCGCACCCGGCACCGTCGTGGCACTCGTGCTCGAAGGCACCGGCAACGGCCACGGCCGCGGCATGAGTCAGTGGGGCGCCTACGGCTACGCCGTCGATCACGGCTGGGAGTGGACCGAGATCCTCGATCACTACTACGGCGGCACGAGCAACGGCTCGACGCCGGCCGGGCAGCGCATCCAGGTGCGCCTCACCCCCTTCGACGGCCTCGGTACCGTCGGCGTGGTGTCGCACGGCCCGGGCGTGCAGTGGAACGGCACGACCGCCACGTCGATGTACGCCGACGAGACCAGCCCCGGCGTGTTCGACATCTTCAGCAGCTCGGCCAAGGCCTGCCCCTCGTCGACGAGCCTCACCGTGCCCGACGGCCCCGTCGTGAAGAACGCCAGCACCTACAACGCCGATGCCGCCAAGGTCCAGGCGTTCCTCCGCAACTTCCACGACGGCTCGATCGTCGTCGACGGCTACTTCGGCAATCAGACCGACGGCGTGCTCGCATCGTGGCAGTCATCGGTCGGCCTGCCCGTCGACGGCACCCGCTGGGACGCCGACGACGCCACCAAGGCGCGGGAGATCATCGACGCCGCCGGCGGCTCGGTCACCTGGACGAAGATCGGCACGCACACGCAGACGGCCGGCAACCCGGTCCGATTCACGTCGGCGAACATGGACGACGGGTCGGCGAACCGCGCCGAGGTGCTCGGCGTCTGCAAGTCGAGTGGGGCGGTCACGCACTACCGCGGCGCGATCGACGTGCTCAGCACGAGCTCGGGCAATCGCGTGTCGAACGACGTGCTCGCCGAGCAGTACGTCCGCGGCGTGGTGCCCAAGGAGATCTCGGCGAGCTGGGCGTTCGCCGGCGAAGGTGCCGGTGTGCACGCCGTGCGCGCCCAGGCGGTGGCCGCGCGGTCGTACGGCCTGCACCAGAACCGCAACTACTTCTACGACGGCACGTCGACCAGGTACGCCACCACCTGCGACACCACCGCCTGTCAGGTCTACGCCGGGGCCGCGACGCGTGGATCGGCCAACGGCGCCGTCACCCGGGTCGAGCAAGACGCCACCGACGATGCGATCGTCGCCACGGCCAACGTCGTACGCAAGTGGCCCGACGGCTCGCTCGTATCGACCGAGTTCTCCGCATCGAACGGCCCGCGAACCGCAGGCGGGCAGTTCCCGCCCGTCGACGACATCGGCGACGACACCGCGCCCAACCCGCTCCACAAGTGGACGCGCATCATCGACGCCGACGACTTCGCCGCGCAGCACGGCCTCGGCACGATCACCGGCGCCTACATGGACGACACCCAGAACAGCCAGTACCAGGGCTTCGACGGGATCTGGTTCGACGACATCGTCGTCACCGGCACAGCCGGCACGTTCCGGCAACAGGCGTGGGACTTCCGCAACGCGAACGGCTTGACGTCGCCGGGCTTCACCGTGCGAGTCGTCACCGAAGACACCACCAACATCCGCTTCGGCATGATCGGCGACTCCGTCGGCAACAGCATCGCCCACGACGGCGCGTCGGAGTTCCGTCGCATCACCGACGGCACGTTCGTGTCGACGAACATCGACGTCGTCGACGGTCGCTGCACGACCAAGACGGTGTGCCCGGGCACGACCGGTGTCGAGGCGGCCGACGATCTCCCACGTGACCTCGACCTCGTGGTGGTCGAACTCGGGTACAACGACACGCCGGCGAACTTCGCCTCCGACATCGATGCGATGATGACCGCGCTGACCGCCCACGGTGCCAAGCAGGTCGTGTGGGTCAACATGGCCAACATCCGCACGTCGAACGGCGAACCGTTCTACCCGCAGGCCAACGCGGCGCTCGCCGCGGCACCGTCGAAGTGGAGCAATCTCACCGTGCTCGACTGGGACACCTACAGCGACACGCCCGAACGTGACCGCTGGTTCAGCGACGGCGTCCACCTCACCACCACCGGGCAGGCCGAGTTCGCACTCTGGCTGCGGTCGAACATCGTCACCCTCGCACCGTCGCACTACCTCGTGCCGCCCAAGCGCATCGATCTCCCCGTCGTCGGCGAGACCCTCGTCGCCCCCGACGGCACCGAACTCGTCGTGCCCGACGAGGCGACCGGCGTGGCGCTCAACGTCGCGGTCGTCCGACCGTCGGCGACCGGCTACGGCACGGTGTGGCCGTGTCAGGACGAACGGCCGCTCGTCGCCAGCGTCAACTTCTCGAGCGGAGCCGTGCTCAGCAACAGCGTCATCGCCCCCGTGAGCGACGACGGCACGGTGTGTCTGTACTCGTCGGTCGGCACCGACATCGTGGTCGACATCGCCGGTTGGTTCACCGGCGCGATCGAGGCGGCTGCCGCACCGAGCGACGACGACACCGGCGAACCTGCCGAGACCGGCGAACCCGATGCGCTGACCGATCCGGCCGACCCGTTCGTGGGGCTCCTGCCCGACCGTCGAGTCGACACCCGCAACGGCGTCGGCGGCTTCGCGTCGAAGGTCACCCCGTCGACACCGATCTCCATCCCGATCGCCGGCACGGCAGCGACCCTGCCCGACGGTTCGGTCACCAGCGTTCCGGTCGACGTCGCCGCGGTCGCCCTCAACGTGGCCGTGGTACGTGGATCGTCGCGTGGCTTCATCACGCTGTGGCCGTGCGGTACCGAGATGCCGCTCGCCGCCAACGTCAACTACGAACAGGGTGCCGTGGTGAGCAACGGCGTCGTCGCCCCGGTGGGTGCCGACGGCAGCGTGTGTCTCCATTCGAGCGCCACCGCCGACGTGGTCGTCGACCTCAACGGCTTCTTCGACGGTGCAACGGCGGGCGACGACACCGCGCTCACCGCTCCGGCGTTCCGGGCGGCCACCCCCACCCGACTCGCCGACACCCGCACCGGCGTTGGCGGTGCCACGTCGCTCGTCGGGCCGAGCAACCCGCTCACGCTCACCGTGCACGGCGCCGAACTCGGCGATCCCGACGATCCCGGCACACCGCTCGTCATCCCCGAATCGGCCTCGGCGGTTGCGCTCAACCTCGCAGTGGTCAAGCCGGGCAGCGGTGGCTTCGGCACGGTGTGGCCCTGCAACGAGCCCATGCCGACGACCGCCAACATCAACTACCGACCGGGCGAGAACATCTCCAACGGCGTGGTCGCCCCGATCGGCGACAACGGCGACATCTGCGTGTTCCTGAGTTCGCCTGCCGATGTGGTGGTCGACGTCGCCGGCTGGTTCCGAGGCGGTGACGCGGCGAGCTTCGTCGGCGCCGTGCCGAAGCGACTCGTCGACACCCGCATCGCCCTCGGTCCACTCCCGGAGTGA
- a CDS encoding acyltransferase family protein: MGRAESEETTATDHEVPVERRTIAYQPALDGVRALAVLAVLLFHAEVAGFDGGYLGVSVFFTLSGFLITSLLAAETESAGSVALGSFYARRARRLLPASVLLVVLVVIAAAVTDWFDAVSDLRAHVVGSLLQIANWVFLAQDGSYQELLQQAAGAASPLEHYWSLAIEEQFYWLWPIAFVGLWKLGRSHRGRLWALGVVTVAFVAAAPIIAAVWGSDAAYWASPARAAEILVGAFVAVAIIGRRLDPRLWLLAPAALAALAVCIVTFPTAGGPAYAGWLPAIGAVSALLLLGLQVESPVRRACSIAPLVWLGKISYGVYLFHWPIFVVMNEERMGFDGVALLAVRLGVTLAVAQVSFLVYEQPIRKASRLTVRPTMAFAGVATAAVIGFAYIAVPGPASDYWSTDNEATAAAALGTDDAPLVALTTVPDETSSTGPETTLASGEGEPDVTVTSGETQGDTAEPGDAGEPAEAGGPPVTTSTLPPIPELSRPVRVIVAGDSTAEAIGAGIVNWAAFAPDVAQAELNIQKGCGFIRGGSYRVEDEWFEVRSACTNWLARDLPERIAEASPDVVMMMTTSFDVLDHRYDDDGEGADPATLRDTIKADFAQVTDEALFNGAGSVVWIKAPLPDPLWFSRGTDQEQPDRHAVLHSVMEEIAAERPGDVYVVDLIAYFDDAGLTDDVDARPDGVHLTPDAATDIVADHLGEQLVRAALDLL; this comes from the coding sequence ATGGGGCGGGCCGAATCGGAGGAGACGACGGCGACCGACCACGAGGTCCCCGTCGAACGGCGCACGATCGCCTACCAACCCGCGCTCGACGGCGTCCGGGCGTTGGCGGTGTTGGCGGTGCTGCTCTTCCACGCCGAAGTCGCCGGGTTCGACGGTGGCTACCTCGGCGTGTCGGTCTTCTTCACCCTCTCGGGTTTTCTGATCACGAGCCTGCTCGCCGCCGAGACCGAGTCGGCCGGCAGCGTCGCGCTCGGATCGTTCTACGCCCGACGCGCTCGACGACTCCTGCCGGCGAGCGTGCTGCTCGTGGTGCTGGTCGTGATCGCAGCGGCGGTCACCGACTGGTTCGACGCCGTGTCCGACCTCCGAGCACACGTCGTGGGCAGTCTGCTCCAGATCGCCAACTGGGTGTTCTTGGCGCAAGACGGTTCGTACCAGGAACTGCTCCAGCAGGCGGCCGGCGCGGCGTCGCCGCTCGAGCACTACTGGTCGCTGGCGATCGAGGAGCAGTTCTACTGGCTGTGGCCGATCGCGTTCGTCGGGCTCTGGAAACTCGGCCGGTCGCACCGCGGGCGGCTGTGGGCGCTGGGCGTGGTCACCGTCGCGTTCGTCGCGGCAGCGCCGATCATCGCCGCCGTGTGGGGGAGTGACGCTGCGTACTGGGCATCGCCGGCGCGCGCCGCCGAGATCCTCGTCGGAGCGTTCGTGGCCGTTGCGATCATCGGCCGCCGACTCGACCCTCGGCTCTGGCTCCTCGCCCCGGCCGCTCTCGCCGCCCTCGCCGTCTGCATCGTGACGTTCCCGACCGCCGGCGGCCCGGCGTACGCCGGTTGGCTCCCGGCGATCGGCGCGGTGAGCGCGCTGCTCTTGCTCGGCCTGCAGGTCGAGTCGCCCGTTCGGCGTGCGTGCTCGATCGCGCCACTCGTCTGGCTCGGCAAGATCAGCTACGGCGTCTACCTCTTCCACTGGCCGATCTTCGTGGTGATGAACGAGGAGCGCATGGGCTTCGACGGCGTGGCGCTGCTGGCGGTGCGTCTCGGCGTGACCCTCGCCGTGGCGCAGGTGTCGTTCCTCGTCTACGAGCAGCCGATCCGCAAGGCGAGCCGCCTCACGGTGCGCCCGACCATGGCGTTCGCCGGCGTCGCCACCGCTGCAGTGATCGGGTTCGCCTACATCGCCGTGCCCGGCCCGGCGAGCGACTACTGGTCGACCGACAACGAGGCGACCGCTGCCGCCGCACTCGGCACCGACGACGCGCCACTCGTCGCACTCACGACCGTGCCGGACGAGACATCGTCGACCGGACCCGAAACGACCCTCGCCTCCGGCGAGGGCGAACCTGACGTCACCGTCACCTCGGGCGAGACCCAAGGCGACACGGCCGAGCCGGGTGACGCCGGCGAGCCGGCTGAGGCTGGTGGACCGCCCGTGACCACGAGCACGCTGCCACCGATTCCGGAGTTGAGCCGTCCGGTGCGGGTCATCGTCGCCGGTGACTCCACGGCCGAGGCGATCGGCGCGGGCATCGTCAACTGGGCGGCGTTCGCCCCCGATGTCGCTCAGGCCGAACTCAACATCCAGAAGGGCTGTGGCTTCATCCGCGGTGGCTCCTACCGGGTGGAAGACGAGTGGTTCGAGGTGCGCAGCGCCTGTACGAACTGGCTCGCACGAGACCTGCCCGAGCGCATCGCCGAGGCCTCGCCCGACGTGGTGATGATGATGACCACGTCGTTCGACGTGCTCGACCACCGCTACGACGACGACGGCGAGGGCGCCGACCCGGCGACTCTGCGTGACACGATCAAGGCCGACTTCGCACAGGTGACGGACGAAGCACTGTTCAACGGAGCGGGCTCGGTCGTGTGGATCAAGGCGCCGCTGCCCGACCCGCTGTGGTTCTCACGCGGCACCGATCAGGAGCAACCCGATCGGCACGCGGTACTGCACTCGGTGATGGAGGAGATCGCCGCCGAACGGCCTGGCGACGTGTACGTCGTCGACCTCATCGCCTACTTCGACGACGCCGGTCTCACCGACGACGTCGATGCTCGCCCCGACGGCGTGCACCTCACGCCCGACGCAGCCACCGACATCGTCGCCGATCACCTCGGCGAGCAACTCGTGCGCGCCGCTCTCGACCTGCTCTGA
- a CDS encoding ribonuclease H family protein, translating to MSRIEVFTDGACSGNPGPGGWGWAVAPDGTPTGSGGERDTTNQRMEVYAVLDAIRTLGADGTPLEIVSDSTYVVKCFNDSWWVKWERNGWKNSKKQPVANVDLWKPLIELVRSSDVTFRWVKGHSGHPMNELADQLAVAAIPAG from the coding sequence ATGAGTCGTATCGAGGTGTTCACCGACGGAGCCTGCAGCGGAAATCCCGGCCCCGGCGGATGGGGATGGGCGGTGGCGCCCGATGGCACGCCGACCGGGTCGGGCGGCGAGCGCGACACGACCAACCAGCGCATGGAGGTCTACGCCGTGCTCGACGCCATCCGCACGCTCGGTGCCGACGGCACACCGCTCGAGATCGTCAGCGACTCGACCTACGTCGTCAAGTGCTTCAACGACTCGTGGTGGGTCAAGTGGGAGCGCAACGGTTGGAAGAACTCGAAGAAGCAGCCGGTCGCCAACGTCGATCTCTGGAAGCCGCTGATCGAGCTGGTGCGATCGAGCGACGTCACGTTCCGCTGGGTCAAGGGGCACTCCGGCCACCCCATGAACGAGCTCGCCGACCAGCTCGCCGTCGCCGCCATCCCCGCCGGCTGA
- a CDS encoding SDR family NAD(P)-dependent oxidoreductase, producing the protein MDINGASAIVTGGASGIGAASARMLAARGAKVVIADLQEEAGNALADEIGGAFAKVDVTNTDDLISAVEMAKSMGPVRVLVNSAGIGWAQRTIGRDGTLESAANLDAFKKVIAINLIGSFDAIRIAATAMSTADPLEHGERGAIVNIASVAAFDGQIGQASYSASKGGVVGMTLPIARDLSAAGIRVNTVAPGLIDTPIYGEGEGSEAFKENLQKGVLFPKRLGDPEQLASMVLECVTNSYMNAETIRVDGGIRMPPK; encoded by the coding sequence ATGGACATCAATGGTGCAAGTGCAATCGTCACGGGTGGAGCGTCCGGCATCGGCGCCGCTTCGGCCCGCATGCTCGCCGCTCGCGGCGCAAAGGTCGTCATCGCCGACCTCCAGGAAGAGGCCGGCAACGCGCTGGCCGACGAGATCGGTGGAGCGTTCGCCAAGGTCGACGTCACCAACACCGACGACCTCATCAGCGCCGTCGAGATGGCCAAGTCGATGGGCCCCGTGCGTGTGCTCGTCAACTCCGCCGGCATCGGCTGGGCACAGCGCACCATCGGTCGTGACGGCACGCTCGAATCGGCGGCCAACCTCGACGCCTTCAAGAAGGTCATCGCGATCAACCTGATCGGCTCGTTCGACGCGATCCGCATCGCCGCCACCGCCATGAGCACCGCCGACCCGCTCGAGCACGGTGAGCGTGGCGCCATCGTCAACATCGCCTCGGTCGCAGCGTTCGACGGTCAGATCGGTCAGGCCAGCTACTCCGCCTCCAAGGGCGGCGTCGTCGGCATGACCCTCCCCATCGCCCGTGACCTCTCGGCCGCCGGCATCCGCGTCAACACCGTCGCCCCGGGCCTCATCGACACGCCGATCTACGGCGAAGGCGAAGGCAGCGAAGCCTTCAAGGAGAACCTCCAGAAGGGCGTCCTCTTCCCGAAGCGCCTCGGCGACCCGGAGCAGCTCGCCTCGATGGTGCTCGAATGCGTCACCAACAGCTACATGAACGCCGAAACCATCCGCGTCGATGGCGGCATCCGCATGCCCCCGAAGTGA